The DNA sequence TTTTTTTATCTTCGCTATATGATACTTTCATTTTTACCTCCATCTATTTATTCTATAATTTTAAAATATTTTACTTTATATTGCTTTCATCATACTCTATTGTAAATACTTTATCAAGACTTGTCAATTCCAAGACTTGTTTTATTGCATTTTTAGGAGATAATAAAATCATTTTCCCATTTATTTTTTTTAATCTCTTCATTGTAGATACTAAAACTCCTAATCCAGAACTATCTACATACTCTACATTTCTAAGATCTATTATTATTTCTTTTACTCCGTTATCTATCATTTCTGATAATTCCTCTCTTATTTCAGAAGCGTTATATACTTCAATCTCTTCCGTGGGAATATATATTGCTTTTTCTTCTGTTATTTTTTTTATTTCTCTCCCCATACAAATCACTCCTTTCTCTATTTCAGCCCTAACAAATCTTTTTTTAAAACAGATTTCAATTTTTTTAATGCTTTTTTTTCTATCTGTCTAACTCTTTCTCTTGTAATATCATATTTTTTACCAAGTTCCTCTAATGTTAAAGGCTTTATTCCTCCCATACCAAATCTAGAAATAACTATATCCCGTTCTCTTTCATTAAGAATTTCCATTTCCTTTGAAATGTTTTCTTTTATAACTTCATCTAAAATGTCATCTTCTAACATTTCGCTTTCTTTTTCTGGAATAATATCTTCTAAAAATATATCTTCCCCAACTGATGTACTTAAAGATACCATATCTTGAAACTCTATCAAAATTTGATGAACTTTATCTTTGTCTAAATTTAACTCTTCTGAAATTTCTTCTGGTGAAGGATACTTGTCATAAACCGACAAATATTTCCCTATGTACATATTTATTTTATTTAAAATATCATGTTTATATGAAGGAATTCTTATCCCTCTCCCTTTATTTATTATAGACTTTGTTATAGTTTGTTTTATCCACCATACAGCATAAGTACTAAATCTAAACCCCCTTGAAAGATCAAATTTCTCTATAGCATAAATTAGCCCTATATTGCCTTCGCTAATCAAATCCATAAAACTAAGTCCTTTGTTTCTATACCCTTTAGCAATTTTTATCACAAGTTTTAAATTTGATAATATAAGCTCTTCTTTTGCTTCTTCATTTCCTTTCTTAGACTCTTCTATTAATTTATATTCTTCTTCTTTAGTTAAAAGTTTAAAATCTTTTATATCACTTAAATAAAGTTTTATTAAATTTTGTGCATTTTTCATTCGCACCACTTCTTTACAGATTCTTTTAACTCTTTAATATCATTAATCGGCTTAGTTATTAATCCTACAATCCCTAATTCTGTTAATTCTTTAATTAATTCTTCTTGCTTTAATGCTGATATTATAACTATTTTAGTTTTCTTCAACTTTCCAATTACTTGTTTTATTACTTCTTCTCCTCTAATAAACGGAAGATTTAAATCCACCAAAGCTAGATCATAAGTATCAGATTCTAATTCTTCAATTGCTTCAATTCCATCTTCAACTTCTGTAAATTCATAATTTTTCCCTAATATTTCCATATATAAAAATCTTGCATATTTCTCGTCATCTACTATTAATATTTTTTTCATTTATAAAACTCTCCTTTTAGTTCACGAGACATTAATTTTTGTAAAATAACTTTCGGCTTCTCGCTCTCATATATTATTTTATATACTGATTCCACCACCGGCATTTCAATCCCTTTTTCTTTAGCAATTTCATGGACAGCTTTTGCAGTTGGAACTCCTTCCGCCACCATAATCATCTCTCTCATTATATCTTCTATTGTTTTCCCTTCCCCCAATTTTTCTCCAACAAATCTATTTCTACTATGTTTACTTGTGCAAGTAGTTATTAAATCCCCTACTCCTGATAATCCTGAAAATGTTTTAAAATCTGCTCCAAAATACTCTCCAAATCTTATTATTTCAGCCAAACCTCTCGTTATTATTGCTGATTTAGAATTATCTCCAAATCCCATTCCATCAGTAATCCCTGCTGCTATTGCTATACAATTTTTTAATGCTCCTCCTATCTCTACCCCTATTAAATCATTATTGCTATAAACTCTAAAAAAATCTGTATTAAATAGTTCTTGAACTTTTTTTGATACTTTCTCATCTTTAGAGGCTGCAACAATAGCTGAAGGAAACTCTTTACTAACCTCTTCAGCATGTGTAGGCCCTGATAACACAACTATATTATTATGAAACTTTCCTAATATTTCATCTTTTATAACTTCTGAAAGCCTTTCATGAGTCGAAATTTCAATCCCTTTTCCAGTATTAATTAATATCATATTTTCTTTTATTTGATCAGATACCATTGAAACAATTCCTCTTAAAAATTGTGACGGAATCGAAAAAATTAAATATTCACAACCATCTAATAATCCATTTATATCATTAGTTACTTCTAATGTGTCTGGAAATTTTATCCCTTTTACATAATCTATATTTTCTCTATTCTTTTTTAATTTCTCTGCTCTTTCTTTCTTATATTCCCATAAAGTAACTTGATTCCCTTTTTTAGCAAGTAAAATTGCAAGAGTTGTTCCCCAACTTCCTGCTCCCATAACCACTATTTTAGCCATTTAGCCTCCTTACTTTTTCTTGAAATTAAATTTATTTTCTTCACCTTTTAATAATCTTCCTATATTTGATTTATGTTTATATATAATATATGCTGCTACTAATGCCCCCAATATAGTTACCTCTATTTTATTATTTTTATAAAAAAAATAATTTGCAAATGGAAACAAAAATGCTGCTGTTATAGATCCCAATGAGATATATTTTGAAAAATAAACAATAATAGCAAATACCCCAAATACAAATAATATAGTTTTAGGAACTAATATTAAAAATACTCCAAGACTTGTAGCAACTCCCTTTCCTCCTTTAAATTTTAAATATGGAGAAAAAGTATGCCCAATTATAGCTGCTACACCTAAATAAACCAGATTATGCGGAGCTATCTTAAATGACATTCCTATTAAAATTGGAATTATTCCTTTTAAAACATCAAAAATAAAAACTATTATCCCTAATTTTGCACCTAAAACTCTATATGCATTTGTTGCTCCGCTATTTTTACTTCCATGTTCTCTTATATCAATATTTTTAAATTTTTTCCCTATTATTACCCCACTTGGTATTGCTCCAATAAAATATGAAAGTACAATTCCCATTACTAATTTTATCATTAAAATATCCCTCCAAAGATTATAAATTTATTTTTAACGTTTTATTATAGTGTCAAATAATTATAAAATTTTAGCCACCAATTTTTGTTTATCAGTTTTAATCTATATTTTTCCTGTGGTTTTAAATTTTTTTCTTTGTGTACCTTTGCACGCTTTGAGCCTTTGTGCTGAAATTGTTTCACACTATGCTTTTAAGTTGTTCCTAAACATTCTTAAGTCTAATTTTCCCCACTACCTCTATATGGCTTGTTTGTGGAAACATATCCACCGGATGAACTTCCTCTAATATATATCCATATTCCTCTAATAACTTAACATCTCTTATAAAAGTAGAAGGATCACATGATATATATATTATATTTTCTATTTTTCTTTTACCCAAAACTTTTATTATAGAGCTATCTAATCCTTTCCTTGGTGGATCAAAAACCACTATATCAATATCTTTTAATTTATCAATTTCATCTTCAACTTTTCCAGTTATAAATTCTACATTTTTAATGCTGTTTTCTTTTGCAGTTAATTTTGCATCTTTCACAGAACTTTCTACCATTTCTATTCCATATACAAATTTTGCTCGTTTACTCATTAATGTACTTATAGTTCCAGTTCCTGAATAGGCATCTAAAATATTTTTATTTTTAATATCTCCCAACAGATCAAGCACCAAATTATATAATCTTTCTGTTTGAAATAAATTTATTTGAAAAAATGATTTTGGAGATATTCTAAATTTATAACCACAAATATCTTCATATAAAAAATATTCTCCATATAATCTTTTAACTTTTTTCCCAAGAGCAACATTTGTTTTTATTGTATTAAAAGAAACATATACTGATTTTATCTCTTTTATAGAATCAGTTAATTTTTTTATCAATGGATTTAATACTTCATATTTGTTACTATTAATTATAAAAACCACCATAGCTTCATTTTTTTTATTAACTCTAACCATTACATTTCTTAAAAATCCTGAATGTTTTTTTTCGTTATAAATAGTTATACTCTGTTTTTGTGCAATTTCCTTTATTTTTCTTATAATTTTATTGGAAATTTTTGGTTGAATTATACAATTATCCATATCTACAACTTCATGTGTCTTTTTCATATAAAATCCACTTATAATTTTATGATTTTTTGTGCCAAATGGTTGTATAACTTTATTCCTATAATTATATGAATTTTTCGACCCTAAAGTTTTATTAACAATAACTTTTTCATCTCTTATTAAATTTTTTACAATATCTGTTTTACAATCTAACTGAGTTTTATAATCCATCATCATAAAGTTACAGCCACCACATTTATTAAAATATTTACATCTTGGTTCAATTCTACCACTAGATTTTTCTAAAATTTCTTCAATTAATCCTCTTGCATAATTTTTTTTCACAGATATTATCTTTATTTTTACAATATCTCCAGGCACACTCATTGGAACAAAAACTGCTAAATTTTCATAAAAGCCCAATCCTTCTCCACCGAAAGCAATTTTATCTATTTTAACGTTAATTATATCTCCTTTTTTCACTATCCACTCTCCTTTTTTTAACTGACAATTGTCAATTGTTTTCATTTTTACTCTTTTAAATAATTAATTCTTGTTCCAATTGATGGATGTGAATATGTCAAGAATTCTATTATTTTATTTGGATTTTCATCTGCTAAATTTTGTTTTGATAATTTTTTTAAAGCTTCTATTAAATACTCTCCTGTTCCCATTATCTCTTTAGCATATAAATCTGCTTCTTTTTCATTTTTTCTCGAATACAAATTAAGTAAAAACGATATAAATAATTGAAATATAAAAAAATAGAATCCAACTTGATATATTACTATAAAATTATTATAATCTAAATAAAAATAACTATTAATTAGAAAAAGCAATATAAACATAATCACTGAAGAAATTACCACTTGTTTCAATATATGTTTTTTTACAAAATGTCCCATTTCATGTGCAAATACTGCTACAATTTCATCATCTGAAAATTCATTTAATAAATTATCTGCTATTATAATTCTTTTATTTTTTCCCAATCCAGTAAATGCTGCATTCGCTTTTTTAGTCTCTTTGCTCAAATCAAATTTATATATCCCAACTAGTTTTACTTTTACTTTTGAAGTTAAATCTAAAATTTTACTTTTTAGATTTTCATTATCAAGTTCTTTAAACTTATAAAACAGAGGTAATATTACTGTTGGAGCTATTACTCCTAATATAATATTAATAATCATCATAAAAATATAAAAATATATCCACCATCTATCTTTAGATATTTTTATAAAAAAATATAATGAAACAATTAAAATTTCGCCTATAACTAATCCTATCCCAAATTCTTTTAATGTTTTTATAATCCATTTTTTTATATTCTCATTAGACAAATTATTCTTTTTTTCTAAATAATATCCGCTATAATAAGAAAAACCTATTTCAGAAATAAAAAATATTATAATTGTAATTAATCCATAATAAAAAATATTATTACCACTGATATTTTTTATATATATACCAATTTTTGAAAATCCCAATATAAATATTATAACTAAATTTATTATCGTTGAAATTATTGAAATTATTAATTTTATATTATTATATTCTTTTGATTTCTCCATTGTTCCTCCGCTTTGTTTTTTTCTAAACCAACCAGTTTATTATACACTATTTTCTTAAATTCTTCAATTTTTTTGACTGATATATTAAAAAAGTTATATATTTTTAATATATCTTCTTCTCTGAATAAATTTATCCTTTAAACACAAATCAAAAAGCTGATACAGCATTATCTTTATGAC is a window from the Haliovirga abyssi genome containing:
- a CDS encoding STAS domain-containing protein; this encodes MGREIKKITEEKAIYIPTEEIEVYNASEIREELSEMIDNGVKEIIIDLRNVEYVDSSGLGVLVSTMKRLKKINGKMILLSPKNAIKQVLELTSLDKVFTIEYDESNIK
- a CDS encoding sigma-70 family RNA polymerase sigma factor — encoded protein: MKNAQNLIKLYLSDIKDFKLLTKEEEYKLIEESKKGNEEAKEELILSNLKLVIKIAKGYRNKGLSFMDLISEGNIGLIYAIEKFDLSRGFRFSTYAVWWIKQTITKSIINKGRGIRIPSYKHDILNKINMYIGKYLSVYDKYPSPEEISEELNLDKDKVHQILIEFQDMVSLSTSVGEDIFLEDIIPEKESEMLEDDILDEVIKENISKEMEILNERERDIVISRFGMGGIKPLTLEELGKKYDITRERVRQIEKKALKKLKSVLKKDLLGLK
- a CDS encoding response regulator; protein product: MKKILIVDDEKYARFLYMEILGKNYEFTEVEDGIEAIEELESDTYDLALVDLNLPFIRGEEVIKQVIGKLKKTKIVIISALKQEELIKELTELGIVGLITKPINDIKELKESVKKWCE
- a CDS encoding NAD(P)H-dependent glycerol-3-phosphate dehydrogenase — translated: MAKIVVMGAGSWGTTLAILLAKKGNQVTLWEYKKERAEKLKKNRENIDYVKGIKFPDTLEVTNDINGLLDGCEYLIFSIPSQFLRGIVSMVSDQIKENMILINTGKGIEISTHERLSEVIKDEILGKFHNNIVVLSGPTHAEEVSKEFPSAIVAASKDEKVSKKVQELFNTDFFRVYSNNDLIGVEIGGALKNCIAIAAGITDGMGFGDNSKSAIITRGLAEIIRFGEYFGADFKTFSGLSGVGDLITTCTSKHSRNRFVGEKLGEGKTIEDIMREMIMVAEGVPTAKAVHEIAKEKGIEMPVVESVYKIIYESEKPKVILQKLMSRELKGEFYK
- the plsY gene encoding glycerol-3-phosphate 1-O-acyltransferase PlsY, which gives rise to MIKLVMGIVLSYFIGAIPSGVIIGKKFKNIDIREHGSKNSGATNAYRVLGAKLGIIVFIFDVLKGIIPILIGMSFKIAPHNLVYLGVAAIIGHTFSPYLKFKGGKGVATSLGVFLILVPKTILFVFGVFAIIVYFSKYISLGSITAAFLFPFANYFFYKNNKIEVTILGALVAAYIIYKHKSNIGRLLKGEENKFNFKKK
- the rlmD gene encoding 23S rRNA (uracil(1939)-C(5))-methyltransferase RlmD, which gives rise to MKKGDIINVKIDKIAFGGEGLGFYENLAVFVPMSVPGDIVKIKIISVKKNYARGLIEEILEKSSGRIEPRCKYFNKCGGCNFMMMDYKTQLDCKTDIVKNLIRDEKVIVNKTLGSKNSYNYRNKVIQPFGTKNHKIISGFYMKKTHEVVDMDNCIIQPKISNKIIRKIKEIAQKQSITIYNEKKHSGFLRNVMVRVNKKNEAMVVFIINSNKYEVLNPLIKKLTDSIKEIKSVYVSFNTIKTNVALGKKVKRLYGEYFLYEDICGYKFRISPKSFFQINLFQTERLYNLVLDLLGDIKNKNILDAYSGTGTISTLMSKRAKFVYGIEMVESSVKDAKLTAKENSIKNVEFITGKVEDEIDKLKDIDIVVFDPPRKGLDSSIIKVLGKRKIENIIYISCDPSTFIRDVKLLEEYGYILEEVHPVDMFPQTSHIEVVGKIRLKNV
- a CDS encoding M48 family metallopeptidase yields the protein MEKSKEYNNIKLIISIISTIINLVIIFILGFSKIGIYIKNISGNNIFYYGLITIIIFFISEIGFSYYSGYYLEKKNNLSNENIKKWIIKTLKEFGIGLVIGEILIVSLYFFIKISKDRWWIYFYIFMMIINIILGVIAPTVILPLFYKFKELDNENLKSKILDLTSKVKVKLVGIYKFDLSKETKKANAAFTGLGKNKRIIIADNLLNEFSDDEIVAVFAHEMGHFVKKHILKQVVISSVIMFILLFLINSYFYLDYNNFIVIYQVGFYFFIFQLFISFLLNLYSRKNEKEADLYAKEIMGTGEYLIEALKKLSKQNLADENPNKIIEFLTYSHPSIGTRINYLKE